The Primulina huaijiensis isolate GDHJ02 chromosome 18, ASM1229523v2, whole genome shotgun sequence DNA window GGAttgttataaattatatatgtgttttatgTCAAATTCTTGTGATATATTGCTTGATCGTTATAGCTTTACAAGAGTTGAAAAACAATATAAATTTTGCGAACTAAGATATGATACTCATAACTATCAGATTCCAATCTTTGATCCAGCGAGTGTACCCTGTTTGTGTGCGTGTGTCTATATATTTGTGGACAAGCCAAGTATAATGTGGTCGAATTGCTTTAGAAGGGAATAAAGGAACCTTTCCTTTTGTAGAGGAAAAATCTGTTATGACTAAAGCTTGACGAGTTTTTAATGGCAATTCGCCGACTGACTCACAGCAAGTTCGATACATACTACATCTCACATCACCAAACAGGTTTTTatcaaaaattgcatttttgagGTATTTAATTATCAGTGCCCATCAGTTCTTCGAGGGAGAATTCATCTTCTTCAATAACTTCCCCATCTTTGCCATCCCATGCTTCGGTCTTCACAATTGTCGGGTCACCTTGCATGGGCAGATTGCCCTTTCCACCACGTCCAGCTTCTTTGACAAACTCTCTGAGAAAACGAATGAACATAAAACCCAGTTCACAGGAGCGAGGAAATAGAGTGGATAATGGATTCAACAAATGCTTACGTAATATGGTCGCGCTCGAATGCACTTTTCAGTGGAGCATATGCTTTCTTCTTTAGATTCAGGGCTACCATAGCTGGGTATCCATAGCCACCAACTCCAACATGCTTCTCAAGATCTGGCTGCTTACCGGAAGCAGCCCAAACATAACTGCAGCATCAGTAAAAACTCTAGTCTTGGTTAAGTTTGCAATAAGCCACAAGTTTCGGACATACTTCTGATGCTTTCTTCAATGAAACATAGAAAGGTATTTTCTTGCCTGTAAGGGCTCTTTCTAAATTTCTCTGCGACTGATAACAAAAGCTCAAGGTACTTATTTCTACCGTCAGCTTTGGAATCCAGTATGTCAGGGAGGAAGGCAACAAAGCAGATGGCAGCCGAGCCACATTTCTCTTCCATAACATCCTAAAGAGGATAATATTGAAGTTGTTAAGTAACATGAACAGAAAAGGAatgaaaaaatggaaaatgtttagGGACAGGGACATACCGGACTAATCAATTCAGTCACTTCAGGAGGAGCGGCATTTGCTTCCAGCTGCTCCAAGGCAAAGGATTCAATTGCAGGGGCTGATCTTGCACCTTCATATGGGAAGGGGCTGTCTTTGTCAGCACCGAACACCAAGATTGTTGGAAATCCTTGTACATTATATCTGCTCATCAAAGACTGGAAACTCTTACAGGTTAGAGATGTGCTGCTTAATGACTTGTAACATTTgcaagtcggaattgaattttCTTTACCATAGTCCCTAATTACAACAATGATTGATAATGCCTCAAGAATGAGCACAAATCTACAAGTACATTGCTGGCTATGGCGATTAAGGATGACCAGCTACAGTGATTAACTGACTTATGATAATTGATATTAAGGATATACAAAACAAACCATAACATTCAAGTCGGCTACATCCAAACATTAGGTTCATGGATGCCAAATGGATTGATGGGCTTAAGAGTGTCTTTCACAGGCACACGTAACGTTTGATGTGGTCTTAAATTCATCTGAGAACTAATATCAAATGCTACAAATTAAGGagaaatacataaaatattatttttctactTATTACGTTGATTGGATATGCTTGTACTGTTCATGATTTATGCTTTGAGCCCTAATTGCTGCTTGTTGTATTTTGAAAAATAGATATAGATCTTGAATTACTATACTGAAATTACGAGCACCCCAGTAAATGCTACAAATTAAGGAGaaatacataaaatatcatttttctacTTATTACGTTGATTGGATATGCTTGTAGTGTTCATGATTTATGCTTTGAGCCCTAATTGCTGCTTGTTGTATTTTGAAAAATAGATATAGATCTTGAATTACTATACTGAAATTACGAGCACCCCAGTAAAATCTTACCAAAGTTTACCTTCCAAAATTCAAACCTTTAGATAAATAATCTACTAATCACAAATTCCAGATTTTGAAAAAGTAAAACCTAGATATAATCAATGGCCAATATAGGGAGTGTAATCAACAACAGTGTGATGATCTTTAACTTAAATATGAAAGCGAATATGTGGCAATCAACAGCATTGCAATGATCTTTAACTTAAATATGAAACGAGTATGACACAAACAATGTCACAAGTGAGTAGTGTCTTGATGCTTACCTTCTCTGCATCACAGTCCACATGACCCAATTTCACTTGGCCCCTGAGATTACTGGCTGCTTTCTTCCACTCGGGAGCAAGCTTCTTGCAGTGTCCACACCTTCATGGTAAGAGAATAGATCACAAGCCAAAACAGTTCTGACTCAAGAGATTCATAACAGTATAATAGCAATTAACTTTCACAAAAACTCCATTGAACCCGTTTCACagttcaattttgtgatactgATCTCTGACCCGAACAGtgccataaaaaatattaatttttatgtcaaaagtattacttttcactGCAAGTACGAACCGCGCGTCTCACGGAGACTATCTCGCATGAGACTTACTCATTAACTTTAACCACAAGGGTGAGAAACATCAGTATAAGAACAACTGATTCCTAAAAATAAATGACAAGGAACATACTCCAATATGATGCAGCACATAGCTATAGGAATATAGTTTTTTTGCCAGTCAAGTGTGTACTAGGACAGGAATTTGACATAGCCAATAAACCTACCAGCTTAAATGGATTGACTTACCAAGGGGCAAAGAACTCCACAATCCATAGTTCTTTGCTTTTAAGTACCAATTCGTCAAAATTACGTGAATTCAGTTCGACTGACTCACTGGGTTCTGACTTTTGACTTGATCCCCCTGTTGACTTCTCATTCAGGCGTTCCTTCAAAAGCGCTTTGATCTGTATTAAAATCGAATATCGTAAAAATATCACAACCTTGACTCCTGAAAATTTACATGATTATCTTGCAAATTTAGTTCAAATAGCAGGTGGCGGTGGAGAAACAATTATTCATGGTATTTTCCCTGTGGATTCTTCCATGCCGATGGCGTTATACTGCTTAAAtactaaaattaatattaaaatcatTAGTTCCAAGAGTCACTTTTACCTGCTGCAGTGCAAATTCTGCAATGGGCTTGACATCCCGAGCTCCTTGGTAATCTACAGGGGGTTTCCCCGGGGCAAAGACCTTTATGGTTGGAAAACCTCTAATTCCATATTCCTTCAGAACACATGGAGGATGAAAGATCACAACATCAGAGAAAACCAGGCTAATTTATGTTGCTTTAGTGAGACCAAGATATAATAATCAGCAATCGATGTTGAAAATTAACATAGTTAGCAGAAATTACTCAGGAAAAGACCTAGAGAAACAAAACATAAGAGGTTTCATCTTCAATGCACATAATGACAAAACGTCATTGAAAATCGTGTAGCTTATTCAGCCAGAATGGCCAAGATCAGATAGCAAGttggaaaataacaaaatgtGGTCTCATTTGCTTCATAGCCTAGCACTACGAGTATGATTATTATGGTTTGGAAGTAGCATGACATATTTTCCCAGCATACGAACACTGAAATGCTCCTTATAGACACCATACtcaactttttcttttttaaaaaattgacctTTACTGACAAGGAGAAATATAGTTCCTCATTAGCTGAATTTCTTTAAATTAGTCACTAGCATAAAGACCACCATACTCAACAAGAAGGCACCTGCGCAAGTGACTTGTGAGCATCAGCATCTAGAGCGGCCACAGTTGCTACACCTTTCAAGACACTAGCTGCCTTCTCCCAAGTTGGTGTCAACGCTTGACAATGACCGCACCAAGGTGCGAAGAACTCAACCAATACAACGCCATTTGAATTTACAACCTGCATTACATTTATACCAAGAAATCACGAAAGTTTAATACACAAGGTCGCTGATCGATAGAAAAACTGGATAGAACAACCTAACGATCGAATTTTGGAAAGGTCTGAGAAAAAACCAACAAAGcgtaaatgaaaatgaaaaatgacaagCAGTTGCCTGATCAAATCGTATGCGGATCAAAAGAATTCGAGTAAATTGACACCAGAGGAATTTAAATCCTTCAATTTTCGCATACGATCCGTCATTTTAATCACATTTTGTCGATAATGAAGAACTCCAAAATTCAACACAAAACCCTTCACCCTGAAGTCCAAACTCCTTAATTCCATTGACATAAACTAATATCACGACGAAGTGGCCCTAAAATCCAGAAGTCGACTAAGCTATCGTATCATCAATATATCACAAACACACGATTCCGGACATACCAAAGCACGGGGAAATCAGAGCATACTCTATACCTTGGAGTTGAAATTGTTAGGGTTCAACTGAAGAACGGGGGACGAAGGCCCGTACAATCCATAAACGCCATTTGCGATCAGCTCCACTACAGAAAACAGTAGCAGTTGAATCAATATCGATTTATGCATTGTTGGCTTCTGTTGATAGCTCGCGAAATGAAATCGGGACATGATTTTGGGCTGTGTTATTCTGTTCTCTTGCTACGTCTGCTCAGCCAATGGGACAATGCCACGTCAACTTTGAGACgtcaaattagtattttaatcgaaatattattcaatttttaaaactttgtaTTTAAATCTATTTAGGTTTTTGAGTAAATCATAATTGCTCGAGCCATCTTTCCGTCTTAGGACATATCAATTAACATCCTTCGTTCTTTTGTAAAACTACTTAAATAGTTGGTAGAGTCGATATCATTTGTTCGTAAaacgaatttttattttgtggaattatttattcatttgtaGAATTATTTACTCGATCATAGAAATTCGTCTGTGAAAGATGATTGATTATATATACAGAAGCCAACAATGCACAAGTCTCATGAAGTTATCTGGTGCATACCCACCAAaaaagatgattttttttttaaaatgaaaactcCATTAAAATTTGGTAAAAAGTGATAAGATACAACTACAGTAGACCTCCCCATAAAAGAGTACTAAATTAACCAATACAATAATCAGTATTCCAATATTCTAAGGGTTCGCTTGGTATGTAGGATGTGATAATTGaatgattaataatttgattgataaatgCTTGATAtgataagattaataatttgAGAGatgtataatatcatgtatgGTGTGAAATAAGTGAGATGGATAAAATCATGATAAATGCATTATTGACCAAAATACCCTTCATTTTAATATTGCATTTCTAAACCAAAAGTGATTTCCTCCCCAAAGCAACATCGTGTCTTCCGATAACTCACAGAGCAATTGCTAACCCTCTCACCTTTCTTCGTCCCTGAAGATTCAAATCTGAAGCGAGATCCGTCAAAGACCTGAAGCGAAGAGGTAACATAGACCTTGATCATGTATTtcttagtttatttttcttttgtcaACAGGTGAGATCAGATAGTAACCTACAAAAAACGTTAGATCCAGTGGAAGAGAGCAAGAGCAAGCTCTGAAGAAAAGTAATTGTgagtaattttcgaaattcttatTCAATTTATCTTTTAATTCCAAGTTTAACAGAAACCAATTTATAATAGTTTGAGTCAGCGAAGTGTTTTTTTTATGTGTATCTGTCTTAAGTTTTATTTTGTGTTGGGGTTTAGGGTTCTTGTGTAATTGATTACTCAAtcatcgaattttttttattataatgttATTATGAAACTACATAAAAGATTCATTATTTGAAGTCGAAAATTTTTCTAGTATGTTCTCAAATCCAGTAATTTCTTCAAACAGTAATTACAACATAGATGTACAGATACGTCACTTGAATAACTAATCCAACATAATTAGTTCTCGTGAATCTGTAGTAATTACAACATAGATGTACAAATACGTCACTTGAATAATTAATCCAACATAATTAGTGCTCGTGAATCTGTGTGCGAAGGTTTAAAAAGTAAGGTACTTATTTATAGATATCATGGAATTGAAGACACCACCACAGTGCGATTGTGGAAACGGGGAAATGATATTACGGAAAGTTGGGGATTACTCGACTCGTCTTGGGCACTATTACTATATATGTCCAGCGGGTCTGAAACATCGTAAAAGTTTCTCTTGATACCTTGAGTACCATGGAAGGAACGTAACACCCACCGAGGAACAGTCGTATAATTCTAAGAACCactcaaataattttgaagatCATTCATGTCATACTAGTACCCCAATGTTTTGTAAGTAGGAGTCAATGGACTCATCATCTGGGCCATACGCTCGTCGTTCGAAGGAAGCTCATCCACGTGCCAGCAACCAATCTTATGAAATGGAACGTGGCATGTCAAGTACAAGATATGAGTTACCGAATCATGGATTGAAGATCACACCTTATTCACGTGATcatgtttgttgttgttttgggTTCATATGTGCGTTGATCTGCGTTCTTATCCTCCTGGTTATAGCCCTTGTCTTGAGATCCTGAGAAATTGCGTTTTTAAGTATGTAGTGGTGTGTTAAAAGTGTTTCATCCAACTTTATGACATGTACTTGCATAAATTTTGATGAGTGAGACATATGTGTTGTGTGCAAGTTCTACGAACATGTTTTATGTGGAGTTATTTATGTGGCTTTGTTCACGGtttttgatttaattatgagcacttgtttaatttttacttttctttaCTTTCATGTTCAAGAATCCCTTGACGTTTGCATATCCATTGTCGCACAAATAGTAACAACCTACCATCGAATTCATACATTTCGTTAGCAAATTTCAATTCAAAACACTAATGCAAAAGGAATCCAGTAACAGAGAATGGTGAAATAATATGACTATATTGCACAATATTTTAACCTCTTTCAACTTTAAGTCCGTCATGACGTGATAATGCATCACGAAGAACTCGAGCATCCGCTGCCGATCCTTCCCACCCACAAAGCGCATATATGAAGTTCATATCTCGGTTGCAGACTCCCAAAACATTCACTGCTATGGTTCTTTTTCT harbors:
- the LOC140964286 gene encoding protein disulfide isomerase-like 2-3; protein product: MSRFHFASYQQKPTMHKSILIQLLLFSVVELIANGVYGLYGPSSPVLQLNPNNFNSKVVNSNGVVLVEFFAPWCGHCQALTPTWEKAASVLKGVATVAALDADAHKSLAQEYGIRGFPTIKVFAPGKPPVDYQGARDVKPIAEFALQQIKALLKERLNEKSTGGSSQKSEPSESVELNSRNFDELVLKSKELWIVEFFAPWCGHCKKLAPEWKKAASNLRGQVKLGHVDCDAEKSLMSRYNVQGFPTILVFGADKDSPFPYEGARSAPAIESFALEQLEANAAPPEVTELISPDVMEEKCGSAAICFVAFLPDILDSKADGRNKYLELLLSVAEKFRKSPYSYVWAASGKQPDLEKHVGVGGYGYPAMVALNLKKKAYAPLKSAFERDHITEFVKEAGRGGKGNLPMQGDPTIVKTEAWDGKDGEVIEEDEFSLEELMGTDN